The following are encoded together in the Pseudoalteromonas ruthenica genome:
- the mutS gene encoding DNA mismatch repair protein MutS, whose product MSANLYSEDNIKQQTPMMQQYLRIKAQHPDILLFYRMGDFYELFFDDAIRSAELLDISQTYRGKAGGEPIPMAGVPYHAVENYLARLVQLGESVAICEQVGDPATSKGPVERKVVRIVTPGTITDEALLKERQDNLLVSVYKNPQGRFGVAYLDINSGRFNVVECADNDAFKSTLQRLNPAELLYPETFADMALIEHIKGTRRRPEWEFDLDTAVTALCQQFGTQDLIGFGVHEAKLALTAAGCLLQYVKDTQRTALPHIKGISLEQDTQAVVLDSATRKNLELTQNLGGGLENTLAAVLDKTATPMGSRLLKRRIHNPIRCRKELNLRLNAISTIIDQAWHMELQPLLRAVGDVERIVARLALGNARPRDLSRLRAALEQLPELQNMLATSQCQRIQQIATASHPNDELLQLLTRAIVDNPPVLIRDGGVIAEGYNDELDHWRNLSQGATDVLTAMEERERESTGISTLKIGYNKVHGFYIDISRANSHLVPSHYIRRQTLKNNERYIIPELKEHEDKVLGSQTKALALEKQLYDELFTLIAPHLDALQQLAAALSELDVLNNLAERAQTLNYAKPELHEGDGIAISEGRHPVVEQVMTDPFIANPVELNNQRRMLMITGPNMGGKSTYMRQTALIVLMAHIGSFVPAAQAQIGLVDRIFTRIDASDDLASGRSTFMVEMTETATILNNATAHSLVLMDEIGRGTSTYDGLSLAYATADYLAHKINAKTLFATHYFELTELAERESGLVNVHLDAIEHNDTIAFMHKVLEGPASKSFGLQVAALAGVPKAVINSAKRKLKQLEQQPAINANTSSTQAQLDLLAEPEPSEVENELSNIDPDDLSPRQAHELLYRLKELL is encoded by the coding sequence ATGTCAGCAAATCTCTACAGTGAAGATAATATAAAACAACAAACCCCGATGATGCAGCAATACCTGCGAATAAAAGCGCAACATCCCGATATTTTGCTGTTTTATCGTATGGGCGATTTTTATGAGCTGTTTTTTGATGATGCCATTCGCTCCGCCGAGCTGCTTGATATATCACAGACCTATCGTGGCAAAGCCGGCGGCGAGCCTATTCCCATGGCTGGTGTCCCCTACCATGCGGTGGAAAACTACCTCGCTCGCCTAGTACAGCTCGGTGAATCGGTGGCCATTTGCGAACAAGTGGGCGATCCGGCAACCAGCAAAGGCCCGGTTGAGCGCAAAGTCGTGCGTATTGTCACCCCGGGCACCATCACCGACGAAGCGCTATTAAAAGAGCGTCAAGACAACTTATTAGTCAGTGTGTATAAAAACCCACAAGGCCGTTTTGGCGTTGCCTATTTAGATATCAATTCCGGACGCTTTAATGTCGTTGAATGTGCTGACAATGACGCATTTAAATCCACTTTGCAACGCCTTAACCCGGCCGAACTGCTCTATCCAGAAACCTTTGCTGATATGGCGCTTATAGAGCATATTAAAGGCACTCGTCGGCGTCCGGAATGGGAATTCGATTTAGATACTGCCGTTACCGCATTATGTCAGCAATTTGGCACCCAAGACTTGATTGGCTTTGGTGTTCATGAAGCAAAGTTAGCACTGACTGCCGCTGGTTGCCTATTACAGTATGTCAAAGACACGCAACGTACCGCCCTGCCCCATATTAAGGGCATTAGTCTCGAGCAAGATACGCAGGCCGTGGTACTCGACAGCGCCACCCGCAAAAATCTTGAGTTGACGCAAAATCTTGGTGGCGGTCTGGAAAACACCCTCGCGGCCGTGCTCGACAAAACCGCAACCCCCATGGGCTCGCGGTTATTGAAACGTCGCATTCACAACCCTATTCGCTGTCGCAAGGAGCTCAACCTTCGTCTTAATGCCATTAGCACCATCATCGACCAAGCCTGGCATATGGAGTTGCAGCCACTGCTGCGTGCTGTAGGCGATGTTGAGCGTATCGTTGCCCGATTAGCGCTGGGCAATGCGCGCCCACGCGATCTGTCTCGCTTGCGCGCAGCTCTGGAGCAACTGCCTGAGTTACAGAATATGTTAGCGACCAGTCAGTGCCAGCGGATACAACAAATTGCCACCGCCAGTCACCCCAATGATGAACTACTGCAGTTACTAACACGCGCCATTGTTGATAACCCACCGGTGTTGATCCGCGATGGTGGGGTGATTGCTGAGGGTTACAATGACGAGCTCGACCATTGGCGTAACCTCTCGCAAGGGGCCACCGATGTACTCACCGCCATGGAAGAGCGAGAGCGCGAGAGCACCGGTATTAGTACTTTGAAGATTGGCTACAACAAGGTGCATGGCTTTTATATTGATATTAGCCGCGCGAATTCTCATTTAGTGCCAAGCCACTATATCCGCCGTCAGACCCTAAAAAATAACGAGCGCTATATTATCCCCGAGCTCAAAGAGCACGAAGATAAGGTGTTAGGTAGCCAAACCAAAGCGCTGGCGCTGGAAAAGCAGCTCTATGATGAGCTATTCACCCTCATAGCCCCGCACCTGGATGCATTGCAACAATTGGCGGCGGCATTAAGTGAATTAGACGTACTGAATAACCTAGCGGAGCGCGCGCAAACGCTTAACTATGCGAAACCCGAGCTGCACGAAGGCGACGGCATCGCCATCAGTGAAGGGCGCCACCCTGTGGTTGAACAGGTGATGACAGACCCCTTTATCGCCAACCCGGTGGAGCTCAATAACCAGCGTCGCATGTTGATGATCACCGGCCCGAATATGGGCGGTAAATCAACCTATATGCGCCAAACGGCACTGATTGTGTTAATGGCTCATATTGGCAGCTTTGTGCCAGCGGCACAGGCGCAAATCGGCTTGGTCGATCGTATTTTCACCCGTATCGATGCCAGCGACGATCTCGCCTCTGGCCGCTCAACCTTTATGGTTGAGATGACCGAAACCGCCACTATTTTAAACAATGCCACAGCCCACTCGCTGGTGTTAATGGATGAGATTGGTCGCGGTACCAGTACCTATGACGGTTTGTCGCTCGCCTATGCCACGGCAGATTACTTGGCTCACAAAATTAATGCCAAAACCTTATTTGCCACCCATTACTTTGAGCTTACAGAGCTTGCCGAGCGTGAATCAGGGTTAGTAAACGTGCACTTAGATGCCATTGAACACAACGATACCATTGCCTTTATGCATAAAGTCTTAGAAGGCCCTGCAAGTAAGAGTTTTGGCTTACAGGTAGCAGCATTAGCGGGCGTGCCTAAGGCGGTGATCAACAGCGCTAAGCGCAAGCTCAAACAGTTAGAGCAACAACCTGCAATTAACGCCAACACCTCAAGCACACAAGCGCAGCTGGATTTATTGGCGGAGCCCGAGCCCAGTGAGGTTGAGAATGAGCTGAGTAATATTGACCCCGACGATCTAAGCCCACGTCAGGCTCATGAGCTGTTATACCGGTTAAAAGAGCTGCTATAG
- the recA gene encoding recombinase RecA — protein MNDNKSKALSAAVSQIERQFGKGSIMKLGDSQALDIEAISTGSLGIDIALGIGGLPTGRVVEIYGPESSGKTTLTLQVIAQAQRDGKTCAFVDAEHALDPVYAEKLGVNVEELLVSQPDTGEQALEICDMLVRSGAVDVVIVDSVAALTPKAEIEGEMGDSHVGLQARLMSQALRKLTANIKRSNTLCVFINQIRMKIGVMFGNPETTTGGNALKFYSSVRLDIRRIGSVKDGDEVIGNETRVKVVKNKVAPPFKQAEFIIMYGEGISKEGELIDLGVKHKLIEKSGAWYSYNGSKVGQGKSNSIKFLKENVEIANEIEGKLREMLLLKATIKPEDGETNPLAAEAQSE, from the coding sequence ATGAACGATAACAAATCAAAAGCCTTAAGTGCAGCGGTTTCGCAAATTGAGCGTCAATTCGGTAAAGGCTCAATTATGAAGCTCGGTGATAGCCAGGCTTTGGATATTGAAGCCATTTCTACCGGCTCACTGGGAATCGATATCGCTCTAGGTATAGGTGGTTTGCCGACCGGGCGTGTTGTTGAAATTTATGGCCCAGAATCGTCAGGTAAAACAACCCTTACATTGCAAGTTATTGCTCAAGCTCAGCGCGATGGTAAAACCTGTGCTTTCGTCGATGCCGAGCATGCCCTAGACCCTGTCTACGCCGAAAAGCTGGGTGTTAACGTTGAAGAGCTACTGGTTTCGCAGCCGGATACTGGTGAGCAAGCGTTGGAAATTTGTGACATGCTAGTACGCTCAGGCGCGGTTGATGTGGTCATTGTTGACTCGGTAGCTGCACTGACACCAAAAGCTGAAATTGAAGGCGAAATGGGTGACAGCCACGTTGGCTTGCAAGCGCGTTTAATGTCACAGGCGCTGCGTAAGTTAACGGCAAATATCAAACGCTCAAACACCTTGTGTGTGTTTATCAACCAAATCCGTATGAAGATTGGTGTGATGTTTGGTAACCCTGAAACCACCACCGGTGGTAATGCCCTGAAGTTCTACTCGTCTGTACGTTTAGACATTCGCCGTATTGGTTCAGTGAAAGACGGTGATGAAGTGATCGGCAACGAGACCCGCGTCAAAGTAGTGAAAAACAAAGTGGCGCCGCCATTTAAGCAAGCCGAGTTTATCATCATGTATGGTGAAGGTATCTCCAAAGAAGGTGAGCTGATTGATTTAGGCGTGAAGCACAAGCTCATTGAAAAGTCCGGTGCTTGGTACAGCTACAACGGGTCTAAAGTCGGCCAAGGTAAATCTAACTCTATTAAGTTCTTAAAAGAGAATGTTGAGATTGCCAATGAGATTGAAGGTAAGCTACGGGAAATGTTGCTGCTTAAAGCAACCATTAAGCCTGAAGACGGTGAAACCAACCCGCTAGCTGCTGAAGCGCAGAGCGAGTAA
- a CDS encoding TonB-dependent siderophore receptor: protein MMSKKSFTLSKIATLCAVALSTSAFAEQAKDKDIERVSVYGQHHKNYITEQADSASKLGITIKETPQSISVVSRALMDDFSLDDINAVLESTPGVTVEQIETDRTYFKARGFDITNFQVDGLGIPQDGGDVHGTLDTSIYDRIEIVRGANGIMTGAGTPAATVNMVLKKPTYTTQASASASVGSWNKNRLEVDVSGALTDNHAMRAVVTKQRSDSYLDRYATDLTLGYIAYEGQLTDSTKVSVNYIRQSKDADSPLWGALPLFYDDGTATDFDVSTSTAADWSYWNNDNEHIFVELEQSLGTSWFIRARYAHMTNEQDSELFYVYGTPSAETGLGLTGYASEYDYKDQQNLYDLYATGDFSLFGQTHNLVFGVSSADMNYQDSSLYDYTTGNGFPAMPPLEDFEGNAPIPTLEDAYNGSKVEADQKSAYASARFKITEPLAILAGGRYTEWDSEGLSYGNSKVNSSEEFIPYIGAVYDFAENYTVYASYTETFAPQSEQDQTGMALDPITGESKELGIKAQLLDGQLFATFAIFDALQDGIALPDTALSTPDNTVYYAAEGINSDGYELELSGRLTDDLSASFSYSHVDIEAGDDVNEGKLVRDYTPEDQVKVALNYQVPVIEGLSFGANYRWQAKTSRVQSNGTIPTVTTQGAYGLLDLVATYQVTERISATFNVNNVTDEKYLHSLYWAQGYYGAPRHYAFSINWQL, encoded by the coding sequence ATTATGTCTAAGAAAAGCTTCACTTTAAGTAAAATAGCAACGCTTTGCGCCGTTGCCCTGAGTACTTCAGCTTTTGCTGAGCAAGCAAAAGACAAAGATATTGAACGTGTTTCCGTGTATGGTCAGCACCATAAAAACTACATCACCGAACAAGCGGACTCGGCTTCTAAACTCGGCATCACCATTAAAGAAACGCCCCAATCTATCTCTGTGGTGTCTCGTGCATTAATGGATGACTTTTCACTGGACGATATCAACGCTGTATTAGAGTCAACACCGGGTGTCACTGTTGAGCAAATCGAAACAGACCGTACTTACTTTAAAGCCCGTGGTTTTGATATCACTAACTTCCAAGTTGATGGTTTAGGTATCCCTCAAGATGGTGGTGATGTGCATGGTACCCTTGATACCTCTATTTACGATCGCATTGAGATTGTCCGTGGTGCCAACGGTATTATGACTGGCGCGGGGACTCCTGCAGCGACCGTTAACATGGTCCTGAAAAAGCCTACCTATACGACTCAAGCCAGTGCCTCTGCATCTGTTGGCTCGTGGAATAAAAACCGTTTAGAGGTGGATGTTTCTGGCGCCTTAACTGATAACCACGCAATGCGCGCAGTGGTCACTAAGCAGCGCTCAGACTCCTACTTGGACCGCTACGCCACAGATTTAACCTTGGGTTATATCGCCTATGAAGGTCAGCTCACTGACAGCACTAAGGTATCAGTGAATTATATTCGTCAGTCAAAAGATGCCGATAGCCCTCTTTGGGGAGCCTTGCCACTGTTTTATGATGATGGCACGGCGACTGACTTCGACGTATCCACAAGCACGGCCGCTGATTGGTCTTATTGGAATAACGATAACGAACATATTTTTGTTGAACTTGAGCAAAGTTTGGGCACCTCTTGGTTTATACGCGCTCGCTACGCGCACATGACCAATGAGCAAGACTCCGAGTTGTTTTATGTCTACGGCACCCCAAGTGCTGAAACCGGGCTGGGATTAACCGGCTACGCCAGTGAATACGACTATAAAGATCAGCAAAACCTTTATGATCTATACGCCACAGGTGATTTCTCACTGTTTGGACAAACTCATAACTTAGTGTTTGGTGTCAGTAGCGCCGATATGAACTACCAAGATAGTTCACTTTACGACTACACCACAGGCAATGGCTTCCCGGCGATGCCACCACTGGAGGATTTTGAAGGTAACGCACCTATTCCAACACTCGAGGATGCTTATAACGGCTCTAAAGTCGAGGCTGACCAAAAATCTGCTTACGCGTCGGCACGCTTTAAAATCACTGAGCCTCTAGCCATTCTTGCTGGCGGTCGTTATACCGAGTGGGATTCTGAGGGCCTATCTTACGGTAATTCCAAAGTGAACAGCTCAGAAGAGTTTATTCCTTATATTGGTGCTGTCTACGACTTTGCAGAGAATTACACCGTGTATGCCAGCTACACTGAAACCTTTGCGCCACAATCAGAGCAAGATCAAACCGGCATGGCTTTAGACCCAATCACCGGTGAGAGTAAAGAGCTGGGGATTAAAGCACAGTTGCTAGATGGTCAGTTGTTTGCCACTTTTGCTATTTTCGATGCTCTGCAAGACGGTATTGCCTTGCCTGACACCGCTCTTTCAACTCCTGACAACACGGTTTACTACGCTGCTGAAGGGATCAATAGCGATGGCTACGAGCTTGAACTCAGTGGTCGTCTCACTGATGACTTAAGTGCTAGCTTCAGCTACAGCCATGTAGATATTGAAGCCGGTGATGACGTCAATGAAGGTAAGCTAGTTCGTGATTACACCCCAGAAGACCAAGTTAAAGTGGCGCTGAATTATCAGGTCCCTGTAATTGAGGGTTTAAGCTTTGGTGCCAATTATCGCTGGCAAGCCAAAACGTCACGAGTGCAAAGCAATGGCACTATTCCTACAGTGACGACACAAGGTGCGTATGGCTTACTTGATTTAGTGGCCACTTACCAAGTGACTGAGCGCATCAGTGCCACCTTTAATGTTAACAACGTGACCGATGAAAAGTACCTGCACAGCCTTTACTGGGCCCAGGGCTATTACGGTGCACCGCGTCACTATGCCTTCTCTATTAACTGGCAGCTTTAA
- a CDS encoding CinA family protein, producing MNLQHQSTNNTKTLAAQLGAILADKQMMITTAESCTGGGIAYAITDTPGSSRYFAEAMVTYSNEAKHERLGVSKQTLADYGAVSEQTVREMAIGAAQAAEADVAVVTSGIAGPDGGSDDKPVGLVWFAVFFNQQVSVQQQVFTGDRAYVREQAIAQALAMTVKIIESA from the coding sequence ATGAATTTACAGCACCAGTCAACGAACAATACGAAAACCCTTGCTGCCCAGCTCGGCGCTATTCTAGCGGATAAGCAGATGATGATCACTACCGCTGAATCATGCACCGGGGGGGGCATTGCTTATGCCATTACCGATACCCCCGGCAGCTCGCGCTATTTTGCCGAAGCGATGGTGACTTATTCCAATGAAGCTAAGCACGAGCGCTTGGGCGTGAGCAAGCAAACATTGGCCGATTATGGCGCGGTAAGTGAACAAACCGTGCGTGAAATGGCTATTGGCGCAGCACAAGCCGCAGAGGCTGATGTGGCGGTGGTCACGTCAGGCATTGCCGGTCCCGACGGCGGCAGTGATGATAAACCGGTGGGACTGGTATGGTTTGCGGTGTTCTTTAATCAGCAGGTGAGCGTGCAACAGCAGGTATTCACCGGCGATCGCGCGTATGTGCGCGAGCAAGCAATAGCTCAAGCTCTGGCGATGACGGTAAAAATTATAGAATCTGCTTGA
- the acs gene encoding acetate--CoA ligase, translating to MSQSIYPVFDNIKNNALVDNEKYKALYQQSIDDPEGFWAEHGKRLHWYTPYTKVKNTSFDKGHISIKWFEDGQLNASYNCIDRHLEHKANKTALIWEGDDPSQSEHISYQQLHDEVCKLANGLRKLGVSKGDRVAIYMPMTPQAVYAMQACARIGAVHSVVFGGFSPSAIADRINDSGAKVVITSDEGRRGGGTVPLKANVDEAVSQESVTTVEHVIVHQLTGGDVQWHSHDLWWHDLVADQPSHCEPEVMDAEDPLFILYTSGSTGQPKGVVHSTGGYLVYTSMTHEYVFDVHDDDVYWCSADVGWITGHSYIAYGPLVNGCTQVIFEGVPTYPSAGRMGEVVDKHQVTILYTAPTAIRALMAKGDEPTASSTRSSLRVLGSVGEPINPEAWAWYYENIGNSQCPIVDTWWQTETGGIMITPLPGATDMKPGSATRPFFGIAPALYDAEGNNLEGAVDGNLVILDSWPSQARTVYGDHERFEQTYFSAYPGVYFTGDGCRRDEDGYYWITGRVDDVLNVSGHRLGTAEIESALVAHEAVAEAAVVGYPHDIKGQGIYVYITPNDGVQVSDELTKEVRNWVRKELSPIASPDMIQWSPGLPKTRSGKIMRRILRKIAANEHQQLGDTSTLADPGVVDDLIENRLNR from the coding sequence ATGTCACAGAGCATTTATCCGGTTTTTGATAACATCAAAAACAACGCACTAGTCGATAACGAAAAATACAAAGCACTATATCAGCAGTCCATAGATGACCCCGAGGGCTTCTGGGCCGAGCATGGTAAGCGTTTGCACTGGTATACCCCCTATACAAAGGTAAAAAATACCTCTTTTGATAAAGGCCATATCAGCATTAAGTGGTTCGAAGACGGGCAACTCAATGCATCATATAATTGTATTGATCGTCATTTAGAACACAAAGCCAATAAAACCGCATTGATTTGGGAAGGAGATGACCCGAGCCAAAGCGAGCATATTAGCTACCAGCAATTGCATGATGAGGTGTGTAAACTGGCTAATGGCCTGCGCAAACTAGGCGTTAGTAAGGGCGATCGTGTGGCTATTTATATGCCGATGACGCCGCAGGCTGTCTACGCGATGCAAGCATGCGCGCGTATTGGTGCCGTGCACTCGGTGGTGTTCGGTGGTTTTTCGCCTTCTGCAATCGCCGATCGTATCAACGACAGCGGCGCTAAAGTGGTGATCACCTCAGATGAAGGTCGCCGTGGCGGTGGCACCGTGCCATTGAAAGCCAATGTCGATGAGGCTGTGAGCCAAGAGTCAGTGACTACGGTCGAGCATGTTATTGTGCATCAACTTACCGGTGGTGACGTGCAGTGGCACAGTCACGACCTGTGGTGGCACGATTTAGTCGCCGATCAGCCTAGCCACTGCGAGCCAGAGGTGATGGACGCTGAAGATCCTTTATTTATTCTTTATACCTCGGGCTCCACGGGTCAGCCTAAAGGGGTCGTGCACTCTACTGGCGGTTATTTGGTGTATACCTCCATGACCCATGAATATGTATTCGATGTGCATGATGACGATGTCTACTGGTGTAGTGCTGATGTCGGCTGGATTACTGGTCACAGCTATATCGCTTATGGGCCTTTGGTTAATGGCTGTACACAAGTGATCTTTGAAGGTGTGCCGACCTACCCAAGTGCAGGGCGCATGGGGGAAGTAGTCGATAAGCATCAAGTGACGATTCTGTACACTGCGCCTACAGCCATTCGCGCGCTGATGGCAAAAGGCGATGAACCCACCGCCAGTTCAACACGCTCATCATTGCGGGTATTGGGTTCGGTGGGCGAGCCCATTAACCCAGAGGCCTGGGCATGGTATTACGAAAATATTGGTAATAGCCAATGTCCTATTGTGGATACTTGGTGGCAAACCGAAACTGGCGGCATCATGATCACGCCGCTGCCGGGTGCAACCGATATGAAGCCTGGCTCAGCGACACGACCTTTCTTTGGTATTGCCCCAGCACTTTACGATGCCGAGGGAAATAACCTTGAGGGTGCGGTTGACGGTAACCTTGTTATTCTCGATAGCTGGCCGTCGCAAGCACGCACGGTGTACGGCGATCATGAGCGTTTTGAGCAAACCTACTTCTCAGCCTATCCTGGGGTGTACTTCACCGGTGATGGTTGTCGTCGTGATGAAGATGGCTATTATTGGATCACCGGCCGCGTAGATGATGTACTTAATGTGTCAGGTCACCGCTTAGGTACCGCAGAAATTGAAAGTGCCTTGGTGGCGCACGAGGCTGTCGCCGAGGCTGCCGTGGTTGGTTATCCACATGACATTAAAGGGCAGGGGATTTACGTTTACATTACCCCAAATGATGGCGTGCAGGTTAGCGATGAATTGACTAAGGAAGTGCGGAACTGGGTGCGTAAAGAGCTTAGCCCCATTGCCTCTCCGGATATGATTCAATGGTCGCCGGGACTACCTAAAACCCGCTCAGGTAAAATTATGCGTCGTATTTTGCGTAAAATTGCTGCCAATGAGCACCAGCAATTAGGCGATACCTCGACGCTGGCGGATCCTGGCGTGGTGGACGATCTCATTGAAAACCGTCTAAATCGTTAA
- a CDS encoding ACT domain-containing protein, whose amino-acid sequence MSAITDLHTLLANLEPQLQPQEYVFCCVPGLLSDYTQLNPLAAFSEKEGMTLVLEANAAQQAGFDSAATYRQITLNVHSALDAVGLSAAVADILAAADISANIIAAFYHDHVFVPSNKAEQALSALQALSADNQ is encoded by the coding sequence ATGAGCGCAATTACGGATCTGCACACGTTGTTAGCTAATCTTGAGCCACAATTACAGCCCCAAGAGTATGTTTTTTGCTGTGTACCGGGGTTGTTATCTGATTATACTCAGCTTAACCCCCTTGCTGCGTTTAGTGAAAAAGAGGGTATGACACTGGTACTTGAGGCCAATGCGGCGCAACAAGCCGGTTTTGATAGTGCCGCCACCTACCGGCAAATCACCCTAAATGTTCATTCTGCTTTAGATGCTGTGGGCCTCAGTGCCGCCGTTGCGGACATCTTAGCCGCAGCGGATATCAGTGCCAACATTATCGCTGCGTTTTATCATGATCACGTGTTTGTTCCCAGCAACAAGGCCGAGCAGGCATTATCGGCACTGCAAGCGCTGAGCGCCGATAACCAGTAA
- a CDS encoding response regulator transcription factor has product MSQFLIADDHPLFREALKGALTKQFTPLEVFESDTFDSTLAVLDEQPELDILLLDLHMPGNGDLYGLIRIREDYPDLPIAVVSGSEDLHIVSKVMGYGAMGFIPKSSSAQQIADAISHMLEGDTWLPEEIKDKVEAISGEDKELAAQVASLTPQQYRVLSYLHEGLLNKQIAYELNISEATVKAHITAIFRKLGVYNRTQAVLIASKLQLEPLENQSE; this is encoded by the coding sequence ATGAGTCAGTTTTTAATCGCGGACGATCACCCATTATTTCGTGAAGCATTAAAAGGGGCACTGACAAAGCAGTTTACCCCCCTAGAAGTATTTGAATCTGATACCTTCGACAGTACCTTGGCGGTACTCGATGAGCAGCCAGAGCTAGACATTTTATTGCTGGATTTGCATATGCCCGGTAATGGCGATTTGTATGGCTTAATTCGCATCCGTGAAGATTATCCTGACCTTCCTATCGCTGTGGTTTCTGGCAGTGAAGATTTACACATAGTATCAAAAGTGATGGGCTACGGTGCCATGGGCTTTATTCCCAAATCATCTTCGGCACAGCAAATTGCTGATGCTATATCGCACATGTTGGAGGGCGATACCTGGCTGCCTGAGGAGATCAAAGACAAGGTTGAGGCGATCAGCGGTGAGGATAAAGAACTGGCGGCTCAGGTCGCTTCATTGACACCGCAACAGTATAGAGTGTTAAGCTATTTGCATGAAGGTTTATTGAATAAACAAATTGCTTATGAGTTGAATATTTCTGAGGCGACAGTGAAAGCGCACATTACGGCGATTTTCCGCAAGCTCGGTGTCTATAATCGTACCCAAGCGGTGTTAATTGCCTCAAAGCTACAGTTGGAGCCTCTTGAAAATCAAAGCGAATAA
- a CDS encoding DcaP family trimeric outer membrane transporter — protein MTTQKRLTKTFMAVCAALGSVVGSAHAATIGDTDISYGGYVKVDAMWSDYSAGTISGDSIGRDFYVPSTTPVGSDADTDAVFDMHARQSRFNFGTSTKVSNGKTVKTKIELDFIGSVGGNERVTNSYSPRLRQAFITYDGWLFGQAWSNFQNVSALPETLDFVGPAEGTVFARQAQVRYSVGNWAFSAENPESSITVNGARVETDDASMPDFTARYNHKADWGHIAVTALARQLTYKQNGFDEDETSFGLSVSGRVNLGSDNLKFMLTQGKGLGRYVGLNVAHGAVFDGDELDAIDSTSGFIGYQHHWNNHFRSTFLYSFFSADNNTDLLAFSGDPTESSVSYSANLLYSPVKKLTFGVEFKHAERETESGADGDLDRLQFSAKYAF, from the coding sequence ATGACAACACAAAAACGACTAACAAAAACATTTATGGCGGTGTGCGCTGCGCTTGGCTCGGTAGTGGGTAGTGCTCACGCGGCCACGATTGGCGACACCGATATTAGCTATGGCGGCTACGTGAAAGTTGATGCCATGTGGAGTGATTACTCCGCTGGCACCATTTCTGGCGACAGTATTGGCCGTGACTTTTATGTTCCCAGTACCACCCCCGTCGGGTCAGACGCAGATACCGATGCAGTATTTGATATGCATGCCCGCCAATCTCGTTTTAATTTTGGCACCAGTACCAAAGTGAGTAACGGAAAGACAGTAAAAACTAAAATCGAGCTAGATTTTATCGGCTCTGTTGGAGGCAACGAACGTGTCACCAACTCCTACTCACCGCGTCTACGCCAAGCCTTTATTACCTACGATGGCTGGTTATTTGGTCAAGCATGGTCTAATTTCCAAAACGTCAGCGCGCTACCAGAAACACTTGATTTCGTTGGCCCAGCGGAGGGCACGGTGTTCGCCCGCCAGGCACAAGTCCGTTATAGCGTGGGTAATTGGGCATTTTCGGCCGAAAACCCAGAAAGCTCTATCACCGTCAATGGTGCTCGAGTAGAAACCGACGATGCCAGCATGCCTGATTTCACTGCCCGCTATAATCACAAAGCGGACTGGGGCCATATTGCTGTTACTGCGTTGGCGCGTCAGCTAACATACAAGCAAAACGGCTTTGATGAAGACGAAACCTCGTTTGGGTTGAGTGTTTCAGGGCGCGTGAATCTCGGCTCTGACAACCTTAAGTTTATGCTGACTCAAGGCAAAGGATTGGGTCGTTATGTCGGTCTTAACGTCGCCCATGGTGCGGTATTTGATGGTGATGAACTCGATGCGATTGACTCAACCTCAGGGTTTATTGGCTATCAACACCATTGGAATAATCACTTCAGATCGACTTTCCTTTATTCGTTCTTCAGCGCTGATAACAATACCGATTTACTCGCCTTCAGTGGCGACCCTACCGAAAGCAGCGTCAGTTACAGTGCCAACTTACTGTACTCGCCGGTTAAGAAACTCACCTTCGGAGTTGAGTTTAAACACGCAGAGCGAGAAACCGAAAGCGGCGCCGATGGTGACTTAGACCGCTTACAGTTTTCTGCAAAATATGCGTTTTAG